The bacterium genome includes the window AATCCATGCCTGGAACAGAACCGACAATTTGAGCGCCAAGTGTGGCATGTCGCCTTATTATTTCCATCTCCTCGTGCGTTAGAGGGGTTGATTTAAGCAGCAAATATTCCGGAACACCCACCATGCCGATATCATGGAGTAATGACACAATTCGAAGCGATCGCATTGACTCTTCGGATAGGCCGAGAATACGCGCCATGCTCATCGAAAGATCAGCGACCGTTTGAATGTGTTGGTGAAGGTACCCGTCTTTCTTGCCGATCGAGTCGACCATCTGTTCGAGCACAACAAAGCTTGCGCTTGAATATGCGCCCTCATCGGATAGTTGCAGCGGTTTCTGAGTAGATACGGCACGCTCTCGTTTTGCTTCATAAAGACGCGAATCCGCCACTGCTACTAAAGTGCTCACATCTTCCCCGTCAGATGGAAAAACGCTGACACCGAAGCTCAAGCGGAACTCGACTTCCTTTGATTTGTCCGGAGTGTGATAGGGTGAGGTATTCACCTTATCCATTAAGCGTTGGACAAGCCGGTCAGCTTCTTCTGCAGTCGTATTGACTAAGACTGCAATAAACTCATCTCCCCCATAACGTGCAACAATATCCGTATCGCGGCAAATAGATGTAAGGCAGTTGGCAGTCTGACGCAAAACCGCATCACCGACAGGGTGCCCATAGTTGTCATTTAGAAGTTTGAAACTGTTGATGTCCATCATAATGATGGCTAAAGGTTGCAGCGCGCGTCCTGCACGTTTCAGCTCGATATCGAGTTGATGGTGGACTGCACGGTGGTTATAGAGACCCGTCACCGAGTCGATCTCAGCCGATGAACGTACGACCTCGAATTGTCGCGCGTTTTCGATCGCTTCAGCAGTGGCTAATCCGGTAGACCTCAGGAAGTCAAGATCGGAACGGCTAAAAGTTTTATCTGCATTGTAAAGTGCTATTGCGCCCGCTATCTGGCCTGCAACGAGTATGTTTGCTAGAGCAACTTGTTGTCGAACTTCGCCTTGATTGAGGGCGACAAGTTCCGGGAATTGTTCTCCTTCACTGCTCTTATAAAGGTTGATGACAACAATCTCATCTTCTTTTAGTTCAGAGTGCAGAGTGCTGAGTATCCGGTTGATAAGAGCTAAACTAATACTCGGAGTGGAAGCGATATGACTGGGCTTTTGTTCGGATACACCGGACAGCCAGATAACCCCCCCGTTGCAGGTGGTAGTCTTTACCACTTGGAGCAAAACTTGGTTGAGTATTTCATTAACATCGAGGGAAGATGTGGCTGTTCGGACAAGTTTATGTAAAGCTTCGAGTTTAGCAAAGCGCTGCCTACCTCGGTTCTCTTTAATCATACGGTTGATCAGAAGCCACCCCTGTAAGCTAAGAACCAAGATGAATACTAATGAAAAAGTGGAAACAATGGAACCGCCGGCAAAAAATCCTGCAGTAGCCATCGCAGGTATGCCTGCTAAAATAATAATACTTAATATAATAGCGGATAGCTTAGTCATCCGTTTGCGCACCACCGAACTACATATTGTGCCTTGATATCCTGACCGCACAGGAACGACAACACAATAATTGTTCCATCATTTCAGGCATAAACCACACAAGTATTTAACTCATTTCAAAGTAGAGAGTGATGCTGTGAAGTAGGAAAAACAAAAAACCCCCTGACGGGGGCTTTTTGATAAAAAAGCTAATGAGCAGGACTAAGGCAACGAACGAATGAATCGAGAATTAAACGGCCATCAGCGGAACCTAAAAGCAGGTCGCTTGCGCGTTCAGGGTGAGGCATCATTCCTAACACATTGAAACGCTCATTGGCAACGCCTGCGATATCATCCATCGCTCCGTTCGGGTTCCATTCGGGTGATTGTTCACCTTCGGGAGAGGAGTAACGGAACATGATGCGATTAGATGCCTTTAGCTCAGCGAGCGTTGACTCATCACACACATAACGTCCTTCACCATGGGCAATCGGTATCTGCAATACTTGCCCTTTTTTGCATAGCGAAGTGAATGGTGTTTCGGCGTTTTCAACGCGGATATGGACTTGTTTGCAGACGAATTTCAAGCCTTCGTTGCGAACCAAAGCGCCCGGGAGCAAACCGGCCTCGCAGAGGATTTGAAATCCGTTGCAAATGCCGATTACCAGCCCACCACTCGCAGCGAACTCAGTGACAGCTTTCATTACCGGTGAAAAGCGCGCAATCGCTCCACATCGAAGATAATCGCCATAAGAAAATCCGCCGGGAAGAACTATCCCGTCAAATCCAGAAAGGTTGCTTTCCTGGTGCCAGATATATTCGGTATCGACGCCAAGGGTGTCTTTGAGCGCATGATAAGCGTCCAAGTCACAATTTGAGCCGGGGAAAATCACAACCCCAAAGCGACTCATGCTTCCACCTCGAAGCGATAGTTCTCAATCACCGGGTTCGCCAGCAGCTTGTCGCACATTTCTTTTACTTTTTGGCACGGGTCGTCATTGCCGGCTATCTCAACTTCAAGATACTTTCCGACTCGTACTTGTTCGACATCCTCATAGCCAAGAGAGTTGAGCGCGTGTTGAAGCGTTCTTCCTTGTGAGTCGAGCAAAGTTGGTTTGAGAGTAATAAATATTTTAACGCGGGGCATTCGTAACTCCTTCACCCAAATTTTAACGGGTTTTGGTCACTGATGTCAATTGGTTAGCGATAATCGGCGAAGCTTAAGTACCCCTTTGACAACAAGCGGCTTTGTCTGCTACTATTCAGGCTTGAGAATAATAGGCGTTTGGAGGTTTGTATGAGCCGGTTGAGAGAGATGCTTTCTGATGAATTGCTGAGAAAAGCTCTACGTGAGGGACTTGCACATGGTGGTGAGTTTGCTGAAGTTTATGCCCAGGATTCAGTGCAGACGAGCCTTTCTTTGAAAGAGGGCACGATTCGTTCTGCCGAATCACGCTCGACTTTAGGGGCTGGTGTGAGGGTCATTGTCGGCGAGCAGACTGGTTATGCCTATACGGATATTCTGACAGAAGAAAGCCTATTGGAAGCCGCTCGAACCGCAGGGCGCATTGCAGTAAATGGCAACTCCTCCGAACCTGCCGTATTGAAGATTATTTCTCATCCAACTCGCTATCAACCAATCAATAGCGCCCTTGGAGAGACCTCGCTCAAGGCTAAACTCTTAATGCGCGCCGATGCCACCGCACGTAAGGCTGATCCGCGTGTTATTGAAGTGCAGGGAAGCTATACCGATGATTTCAAGAATATATTAATCGCCAATTCAGAAGGTCTGTTGGTCGAAGATGAGCAACCGATGGTTAGAATGACGGTTGCGGCTGTTGCGCGTGAAGGCGAAAAGGTACATGACGGCACATACGGGGCAGGGGGGCGCACCGGTTTGACCCTCTTCGAACGAGAAACTCCTGAAATGTTGGCGGAAGAAGCTGCGCGACAGGCAATAGTCCAGCTTACAGCCAAGGATGCTCCTGCAGGTCTAATGCCTGTTGTGATAGCTAACGGTTGGGGCGGAGTGCTTCTTCATGAAGCAATCGGTCACGGCCTTGAAGCGGATTTCAACCGTAAAGGTTCATCCCTTTATAGTGGTCGTATTGGTGAGATGGTAGCCAATAAGCTTTGCACCGTCTTAGATGATGCAACGATAGAAGGCCAGCGAGGGTCACTCAATATCGATGATGAAGGAACGCTCGGCCAAAAGACCGTGCTTATCGACCAGGGCCGCTTGGTTGCCTATATGAATGATAGGTTAAACGGCAAACTCATGGAGATGCCTTTGACAGGTAACGGACGGAGGCAGAGTTATCAGTCTGTGCCTGTACCGCGAATGACCAGCACCTATTTAGCGGCGGGAGATAGCGATCCGGAAGAGATTATGCGCTCTGTAAAGAAAGGGCTTTATGCGAAGTTCCTTGGCGGTGGGCAAGTCGATATAACAAACGGCAATTTTGTTTTCGCTGTCACCGAAGGTTATATGATTGAAGACGGCAAAATCGGAACGCCTGTCCGAGGCGCTACTCTCATCGGCAATGGGCCTGATATTTTGACGAAAGTGAGCATGGTTGGAACAGATATGGCCCTTGATCGAGGTTTGGGCTCATGCGGTAAAGAAG containing:
- a CDS encoding diguanylate cyclase, which gives rise to MTKLSAIILSIIILAGIPAMATAGFFAGGSIVSTFSLVFILVLSLQGWLLINRMIKENRGRQRFAKLEALHKLVRTATSSLDVNEILNQVLLQVVKTTTCNGGVIWLSGVSEQKPSHIASTPSISLALINRILSTLHSELKEDEIVVINLYKSSEGEQFPELVALNQGEVRQQVALANILVAGQIAGAIALYNADKTFSRSDLDFLRSTGLATAEAIENARQFEVVRSSAEIDSVTGLYNHRAVHHQLDIELKRAGRALQPLAIIMMDINSFKLLNDNYGHPVGDAVLRQTANCLTSICRDTDIVARYGGDEFIAVLVNTTAEEADRLVQRLMDKVNTSPYHTPDKSKEVEFRLSFGVSVFPSDGEDVSTLVAVADSRLYEAKRERAVSTQKPLQLSDEGAYSSASFVVLEQMVDSIGKKDGYLHQHIQTVADLSMSMARILGLSEESMRSLRIVSLLHDIGMVGVPEYLLLKSTPLTHEEMEIIRRHATLGAQIVGSVPGMDYVANCIRSHHERYDGSGYPDGLRGDSIPLLSKIVAVADSYAAMTNPRTHRAAKSTKKALNEIYHGANSLFDSTIVDALAAALKTGTANEAA
- the purQ gene encoding phosphoribosylformylglycinamidine synthase subunit PurQ, with translation MSRFGVVIFPGSNCDLDAYHALKDTLGVDTEYIWHQESNLSGFDGIVLPGGFSYGDYLRCGAIARFSPVMKAVTEFAASGGLVIGICNGFQILCEAGLLPGALVRNEGLKFVCKQVHIRVENAETPFTSLCKKGQVLQIPIAHGEGRYVCDESTLAELKASNRIMFRYSSPEGEQSPEWNPNGAMDDIAGVANERFNVLGMMPHPERASDLLLGSADGRLILDSFVRCLSPAH
- a CDS encoding metallopeptidase TldD-related protein, which produces MSRLREMLSDELLRKALREGLAHGGEFAEVYAQDSVQTSLSLKEGTIRSAESRSTLGAGVRVIVGEQTGYAYTDILTEESLLEAARTAGRIAVNGNSSEPAVLKIISHPTRYQPINSALGETSLKAKLLMRADATARKADPRVIEVQGSYTDDFKNILIANSEGLLVEDEQPMVRMTVAAVAREGEKVHDGTYGAGGRTGLTLFERETPEMLAEEAARQAIVQLTAKDAPAGLMPVVIANGWGGVLLHEAIGHGLEADFNRKGSSLYSGRIGEMVANKLCTVLDDATIEGQRGSLNIDDEGTLGQKTVLIDQGRLVAYMNDRLNGKLMEMPLTGNGRRQSYQSVPVPRMTSTYLAAGDSDPEEIMRSVKKGLYAKFLGGGQVDITNGNFVFAVTEGYMIEDGKIGTPVRGATLIGNGPDILTKVSMVGTDMALDRGLGSCGKEGQWAPCNVGMPTVLVSEITVGGTAIG
- the purS gene encoding phosphoribosylformylglycinamidine synthase subunit PurS gives rise to the protein MPRVKIFITLKPTLLDSQGRTLQHALNSLGYEDVEQVRVGKYLEVEIAGNDDPCQKVKEMCDKLLANPVIENYRFEVEA